Within Deltaproteobacteria bacterium, the genomic segment GTTCTGGGCCTCATCGACAATGAGGTACTGATGATGGAGACTCCGGCCCCGGATATAGGTCAATGGTTCCATCTGCAGGAGATCCCTTTCCTGCAACTCCTTGAGATTCCACTTCAGATCTTCATCGGGACTGCCGGAAGAGCTCATCAGGAGTTCCATGTTGTCGAAGATCGGCTGCATCCAGGGACGCAGTTTCTCTTCGATATCTCCCGGCAGATAACCTAGGTCCCGGCCCATCGGAAGGACGGGACGGCAGGCAACCAGCCGCTGGTAGGCATCCTGCTCCAGGGTTTGCTCCAGCCCGGCGGCCAGGGCCAGGAGGGTCTTGCCGGTGCCGGCGATGCCGATGAGGCTCACCAATCGTACGGATGGATCCATCAGGAGTTCAAGAGCAAACTTCTGCTCCTTGTTCAGAGGACGGATCCCCCACACCCCGCCCGGATATCTTCGCAACGGTTTCAAAACGTTTTTGTCGGAATGAAACCGGGCAAGAGCGGAATGAGAAGGAGAACTCTGATCCAGAAGATGAACAAACTCGTTGGGTGACAGTCTATCCGCCTCCCAGGCAATCTCCTTTTCTCGGAACAGGGAATCGATCACCTCCGTCGTCACTTCATGACGAGCGCAACCAGTAAAGACTTCGCTGATCTCGATCTTATTTGTGGTATAGTCCTCCGCACGGATTCCGAAAGCGTTTGCCTTGATCCGCATGTTCGTATCCTTGGTGACAAGAACCACCTCCTGTTTGTTGTCCGCCTGTTTGAGGGACAGGGCCACGGAGAGAATCCGGTTATCCGCTTTGGAAATATGGAGTTCCGGCGGCAGCAGGTCGAATACCTTTTTCTCGACATAGACACGGAGCATCCCGCCCCCCTCGAGCTGCACCCCCTGGGAAAGCCCCTTGTGCATCCTGAGCTCATCTAATTTCCGGGAGACCATCCGGGCGTTCCGCCCCGTTTCATTGAGATCTTTCTTGAAGTTGTCCATCTCCTCGATCACCACCACCGGAATGACCACATCGTTCTCTTGAAAGGAGAAGAGGGATGCCGGATCGTAAAGCAGAACATTGGTATCGAGAACGTAGACCTTCCGTTCCGGGGCCGGGAGTTGATCGTCAGGTTCCGTCATCGTGCGATTCCTCTTTATGTCATGACTTTATTTAATTATACCACAACCGGGAGAATTCCTGAAATGCTCTGGTCCTCACCGGATACCGTTTTTTTTTTCATCTTACGGATTTACTTCGCAGAACCAGTCTGCTATTATAAATACCTTTTCAGTTTGCTTTTCAGGAAAACGTATGAAACAGAATTGTATCGAAATACGGGGTGCCCGGGAACACAATCTGAAAAATATTGATCTAACGATCCCGCGGGATAAGCTCATCGTAATCACCGGCCTCTCCGGGTCGGGAAAATCCTCCCTCGCCTTTGACACCATCTATGCGGAAGGGCAGCGGCGATATGTGGAATCCCTGTCGGCTTATGCCCGCCAGTTCCTTGAGCAGATGGAAAAACCGGACGTAGACCTGATCGAGGGGCTGTCACCGGCCATCTCCATCGAGCAAAAGACCACCAGCCGTAATCCCCGTTCCACGGTCGCGACGGTCACGGAGATCTACGACTATCTCCGCCTCCTCTTCGCCCGGGTCGGCAAACCTCATTGCTATAAATGCGGAAAACCGATCACCTCTCAGACCGTTTCCCAGATCGTGGACCAGATCCTCACCCTGCCGGAGAAGAGCCGGATTCAGATCCTCGCCCCTGTGGTCCGGGGCCGGAAGGGGGAATACCGGAAGGACTTCCTGCGAATGCGAAAGGACGGTTTCATCCGGGTCCGGGTCGACGGCAAGATGCACGATCTCTCCGAGGAGATCGTTCTCGATAAGAAAAAGAAACATACCATCGAAATTGTCATCGACCGGCTGGCCATCAAGCCGGAAATCAGCCGGCGGCTGGCCGACTCCATCGAACTGGCACTGAAACATGCCGAGGGAATCGTCCTCATCGACGTCATCGGCGGAGAAGAACTCCTCTTTTCCGAACGGCTGGCCTGCATAGATTGCGGGGTCAGCTATCCCGATATCGATCCGCCCCTCTTCTCCTTCAATAGTCCCCACGGTGCCTGCGAACAGTGCGGGGGAATCGGCACCCTGATGCACCTCGATCCGGAACGGGTCGTCCCAAACACTCACCTCTCCCTGCGGGAGGGGGCGCTGAAACCCTGGCAGCGGCGAAGTTCCTTCCATGCCCATCAGGTCATCTCCTCCCTGGCCCGCCATTATCACTTCGATATCAATACCCCCTACCGGGATCTTCCGGAGGAAATCCGGAAGGTGCTGCTCTACGGGTCCGGCAGCGAAGAGATCCGGTTCCAGTTGGAGGGGAAAAGCGACCGTTATACCTATACCCGTCCCTTCGAGGGGATCATCAACAACCTGGAGCGACGCTATCACGAGACCGACTCCCCTTACGTCCGGGAAGAGATCGAAAGTTTCATGGGGGTCACCCCCTGTCCTGCCTGCCGGGGCACCCGCCTGAAGAAAGAGAGCCTCTCCTTCCAGGTGGGAGATCTCAATATCGCGGAAGTCACATCGATGTCGATCAAGGAGGCGGAACACTTTTTTCGTCTCCTTGAACTCCCGGCCAGGGACGCGGAGATCGCACAGCGCATCCTCAAGGAAATCCGGGAACGCCTTGGGTTTCTCAAAAGTGTCGGTCTCGATTATCTTACACTGAACCGTACCGCAGCAACCCTGTCGGGCGGAGAGGGACAGCGGATCCGACTGGCCACACAGATCGGTTCCTCCCTCGTGGGTGTCCTCTATATCCTCGATGAACCTTCCATCGGTCTCCACCAGAAAGACAACCGACGGCTTCTTACAACCCTGATGCGCCTTCGCGACCTCGGCAACACTGTACTTGTCGTTGAACACGACGAAGAGACCATTCTCGCCTCCGACCACGTCGTCGATATGGGTCCCGGTGCCGGAGAACAGGGTGGAGAAGTCATTGCACAGGGAACCCCCGAAGAAATCATGGCATCTTCCCGCTCCCTCACCGGCCGTTACCTCTCTCGGGATCTGACCATCCCCACACCGTTACAGAGACGGACGGCCCGGCGGGGCGTCATCACCCTTGTCGGGGCGAGTGAAAACAACCTGAAGGGAATCAACGTAGAGATTCCGATCGGCCTTTTGACCTGCGTCACCGGTGTTTCCGGTTCCGGCAAGAGTACCCTCGTCATCGAGATTCTCTACAAGGCCCTGGCACAGCGCCTCTACCGGACCGGAACCAAGGCCGGCGCCGTAAAACATATCCGGGGGATCGAAAAGATCGACAAGGTCATCGACGTCGATCAGTCCCCCATCGGCCGAACGCCCCGCTCGAATCCCGCGACCTATACCGGGGTCTTCACCGATATACGAAATCTCTTCGCCCAGGTGCCGGAGGCACGCATGCGGGGGTACAAGGCGGGACGATTCAGTTTCAATGTAAAGGGAGGACGATGCGAGGCCTGCCAGGGGGACGGTCTGATCAAAATAGAGATGCACTTTCTCCCCGATATTTATGTGGCATGTGACATCTGTAAAGGGAAACGCTATAATCGGGAAACCCTCGATATCCGTTACAAGGGGAAGAACATCGCCGAGGTCCTCGAGATGAGTGTTTCTCAGGCACTCCGCTTCTTCGAGCCGATTCCCGCAATCCAGCGGAAACTCCAGACCCTCTATGACGTCGGACTCGAATATATTCATCTCGGCCAGTCGGCGACCACCCTCTCCGGAGGAGAGGCACAACGGGTGAAACTATCGAAGGAGTTGTCCAAAAAAAACACAGGGAAAACCCTCTATATCCTGGACGAGCCGACAACAGGGCTCCACTTTGCCGACATCCAGAAACTGCTCGATGTTTTAAACCGGCTCGTCGATGCAGGGAATACAATCGTCATCATTGAACACAACCTCGATGTGATCAAATCGGCCGACCATATTATCGATCTCGGCCCGGAGGGCGGAGACTCAGGCGGGCGGGTCATTGCCCGGGGGACACCGGAGGAAGTGATGGAGGAGACGGGATCTTATACCGGCCAGTATCTGCGTCTCGCACTTTCCCCCCAGGGCCTTACAGGAGTTCGGTCGTCCTGTTCCTGAAGGAGAAGCCTTAAGAAAAGGCAATGCAAAAGCCAAGAGCAGACTTGACCCCTTTTGAAGGAGTAGACCATGATCATTGTCATGCAGTCGGATGCCACACCGGAACATCTCGAAAAAGTCATTCAAAAGATCGAAGAATTGGGGTACACCCCCCACGTAATTCACGGCGTCGAACGGAATGTGATCGGCGCCATCGGAGACGAACGGGAGAAGGCGCGCCTACAGGTCATTGAAACCATGTCCGGCGTCGAGGAA encodes:
- the uvrA gene encoding excinuclease ABC subunit UvrA, with protein sequence MKQNCIEIRGAREHNLKNIDLTIPRDKLIVITGLSGSGKSSLAFDTIYAEGQRRYVESLSAYARQFLEQMEKPDVDLIEGLSPAISIEQKTTSRNPRSTVATVTEIYDYLRLLFARVGKPHCYKCGKPITSQTVSQIVDQILTLPEKSRIQILAPVVRGRKGEYRKDFLRMRKDGFIRVRVDGKMHDLSEEIVLDKKKKHTIEIVIDRLAIKPEISRRLADSIELALKHAEGIVLIDVIGGEELLFSERLACIDCGVSYPDIDPPLFSFNSPHGACEQCGGIGTLMHLDPERVVPNTHLSLREGALKPWQRRSSFHAHQVISSLARHYHFDINTPYRDLPEEIRKVLLYGSGSEEIRFQLEGKSDRYTYTRPFEGIINNLERRYHETDSPYVREEIESFMGVTPCPACRGTRLKKESLSFQVGDLNIAEVTSMSIKEAEHFFRLLELPARDAEIAQRILKEIRERLGFLKSVGLDYLTLNRTAATLSGGEGQRIRLATQIGSSLVGVLYILDEPSIGLHQKDNRRLLTTLMRLRDLGNTVLVVEHDEETILASDHVVDMGPGAGEQGGEVIAQGTPEEIMASSRSLTGRYLSRDLTIPTPLQRRTARRGVITLVGASENNLKGINVEIPIGLLTCVTGVSGSGKSTLVIEILYKALAQRLYRTGTKAGAVKHIRGIEKIDKVIDVDQSPIGRTPRSNPATYTGVFTDIRNLFAQVPEARMRGYKAGRFSFNVKGGRCEACQGDGLIKIEMHFLPDIYVACDICKGKRYNRETLDIRYKGKNIAEVLEMSVSQALRFFEPIPAIQRKLQTLYDVGLEYIHLGQSATTLSGGEAQRVKLSKELSKKNTGKTLYILDEPTTGLHFADIQKLLDVLNRLVDAGNTIVIIEHNLDVIKSADHIIDLGPEGGDSGGRVIARGTPEEVMEETGSYTGQYLRLALSPQGLTGVRSSCS
- a CDS encoding PhoH family protein; this encodes MTEPDDQLPAPERKVYVLDTNVLLYDPASLFSFQENDVVIPVVVIEEMDNFKKDLNETGRNARMVSRKLDELRMHKGLSQGVQLEGGGMLRVYVEKKVFDLLPPELHISKADNRILSVALSLKQADNKQEVVLVTKDTNMRIKANAFGIRAEDYTTNKIEISEVFTGCARHEVTTEVIDSLFREKEIAWEADRLSPNEFVHLLDQSSPSHSALARFHSDKNVLKPLRRYPGGVWGIRPLNKEQKFALELLMDPSVRLVSLIGIAGTGKTLLALAAGLEQTLEQDAYQRLVACRPVLPMGRDLGYLPGDIEEKLRPWMQPIFDNMELLMSSSGSPDEDLKWNLKELQERDLLQMEPLTYIRGRSLHHQYLIVDEAQNLTPHEIKTVVSRAGHGTKVILTGDPYQIDNPYVDSSSNGLTYAVERFKNVPLAGHVTLMKGERSELAELAAKVL